One Vespa crabro chromosome 9, iyVesCrab1.2, whole genome shotgun sequence genomic region harbors:
- the LOC124426438 gene encoding GATOR complex protein Iml1 isoform X9: MKLFKLIVHQKNFSGEDLIINPKDYPGIKTGDVVEIYHPEDEFSRLLLQVTSFKEDLQGRETISVENNVATMFQLRTFADVYMNIVNPEDVALDSVELTFKDQYMGRSEMWRLKNSLVNTCVYMNKKIEFCGGSIRCQVYEMWSQGDRVACGVITDDTKVVFRSSTSMVYLFIQMSSEMWDFDIHGDLYFEKAVNGFLADLFQKWKKNGSNHEVTIVLFSRTFYNATSLEEFPDHMRECLQHDYRGRFYEDFYRVAVQNERYEDWSNVLVQLRKLFTDYQKFVLEYHQRPDVSMPKAINSTAAQGNFLEVLNMSLNVFEKHYLDRSFDRTGQLSVVITPGVGVFEVDRELTNVTKQRVIDNGVNSDLVCVGEQPLHAVPLLKFHNKDTSINAPDDYSMPHWINLSFYSTNKKIPYSTFIPRIKLPQKVSKHSMDNGRLNCKTKLLQEDPRECLHNSLFDYDAYDAQVFQLPHVHTSSLQRVTTRTKKTSVACIETHNNAHILKLLKRKMSDPDIHHPSPETHALIPAAARSAAISIPHRTESVENNDSNEETNVSRTSIKSDITDSEISPPFRPVVGSAGSPTNSISQPANIVRPSRALINPFDPSHVTIKLTSNRRRWSHIFPKGPTGVLIQQHHYQAVPAQSHPEPQSDTTSTLSGSPMEQITTTSNPHHISRSASQIGFQDHTKGKFQRINLIGGDRVSNTNSSGTNKSLTLLWGATGEQEWTPALTTAIIGVDWKSLTIPACLPITTDYFPDKRSLQNDYVVSDYNLLPDDVNADFAQQRAVYKKPLTTAEVFKELVSQRLAQGFQLILLPPINKNQNNTSGSGTAAPISSVMRGRQAESEPKEEYLLSIGRIFHKISLYGNSITVTRYRPRHPYPPFNIHYRYRFHAPHHDTYEVSWVSFTTEKLENYNWNYLDHYICTRGHTDFALVETLKYWRFRVFLLPMNNFATRKILEGSSKCDIYTPASAAEQASLMDGFLRFIEGWLNKIRRPHPNKNWTPTVLSGVPPRDPASHLTRRRHSTSLIFLTNQTSLVSSSPFRERLGSNRLPEKPRPRSGSKVMDRGRVSPASEAVLPLALEQQQQDHFETNEDSANMELTKLKSNATNAEILEAMKHPQTGVGFLTQHPSLPSQTFVSADAVQWLSNNTEGGVTVESAINTIKGMIQETLICHASGDFSKPFILGFYLYHIVQDKENQKAADYSPPLGDLQSFENEWVEVEMKAPKGWCEPTTTTTTTTTTTTATAISTTTTTTTTTTTTTTTTTTTTTATTTITTTTTTAAAAAAAAAAAAAAAVAAAAVTATTATNLPTVSSPISIPNYDTVDESNVPLFLRDDLDLTNFLEEKDLNVPPYKHTHLDIDINNKSDRIEWGHLRYQSVYMIDHSYELVVQWVASSGSIVADLIFIWQRKAQMCGIQMVPIPSDLLALPFTLKSDPLRGPIFIPLDTECLMGNKKFLFEEFREDTYAQRLFLFQEAILRRFGFIPCLIESSENDHQYVHVTGNAFILVPSTKTTRPRQRTGTNIVRRSTGQKRYPVHPEQLSPHEAYITRHVSGKSKDDYNVDRRMGFLWSWNHMISRKWKSLSTSAGDELFQKKIIQDFKHFCSNGDNRLKQFWDSCWELKEKSCTYLK; encoded by the exons ATGAAGCTTTTTAAACTAATTGTAcatcaaaaaaattttagtggtgaagatttaataattaatcccAAAGATTATCCAGGCATAAAAACTGGAGATGTCGTTGAAATTTATCATCCTGAAGATGAGTTCAGCCGCTTACTCTTACAAGTTACATCTTTCAAAGAAGATCTTCAGGGACGAGAAACAATTAGTGTTGAAAATAATGTAGCGACGATGTTTCAATTAAGAACTTTTGCTGatgtttatatgaatatagtAAATCCAGAAGATGTAGCACTGGATTCGGTTGAATTAACATTTAAAGATCAATATATGGGACGCAGTGAAATGTGGAGATTAAAAAATAGCTtg GTGAATACTTGCGTTTATATGAATAAGAAGATAGAATTTTGTGGAGGTAGCATTCGATGTCAAGTATATGAAATGTGGTCTCAAGGTGATAGAGTTGCTTGTGGTGTTATTACTGATGACACTAAG GTAGTCTTTCGTTCTTCAACAAGTAtggtttatctttttattcaaatGAGCTCAGAAATGTGGGATTTTGATATTCATGGTGatctttatttcgaaaaagCAGTAAATGGATTTTTAGCAGACTTGTTtcaaaaatggaagaagaatgGTAGTAATCATGAAGTAACAATAGTTTTGTTTTCAAGAACATTTTATAATGCCACGAGTTTAGAAGAATTTCCAGATCATATGAGAGAGTGTTTACAACATGATTATAGAGGTCGATTTTATGAAGATTTTTATAGAGTAGCGGTACAGAATGAAAGATATGAAGATTGGAGTAATGTATTGGTACAATTACGTAAATTGTTTACTGATTATCAAAAGTTTGTATTGGAATATCACCAAAGACCAGATGTTAGTATGCCAAAAGCAATAAATTCTACAGCAGCACAAGGAAATTTTTTAGAAGTTTTGAACATGTCATTAAATG TTTTTGAAAAACATTATCTTGACCGTAGTTTTGATAGAACAGGTCAATTGTCAGTTGTAATTACTCCTGGAGTAGGTGTATTTGAAGTTGATAGGGAATTGACAAATGTTACTAAACAAAGGGTTATTGATAATGGAGTAAACAGTGATTTAGTTTGTGTTGGAGAACAACCATTGCATGCAGTTCCTTTATTAAAG tttcataataaagatacatcTATAAATGCACCAGATGACTACAGTATGCCTCATTGGATTAATCTTAGTTTTTAttcaacaaataaaaaaataccttATTCTACCTTTATACCACGCATAAAATTGCCTCAAAAGGTGTCAAAACATTCTATGGACAATGGTAGATTAAATTGTAAAACTAAGCTTTTACAAGAAGACCCTAGAGAATGCTTGCATAATTCTTTATTTGATTATGATGCTTATGATGCTCAAGTTTTTCAATTGCCACATGTTCATACTTCAAG TTTGCAAAGAGTTACTACAAGAACTAAAAAAACAAGTGTGGCATGCATTGAGACTCATAATAATGCTCACATATTAAAGCTTTTAAAACGTAAAATGTCAGATCCTGATATTCATCATCCATCACCTGAAACACATGCATTAATACCAGCAGCCGCAAGAAGTGCTGCAATCTCTATACCCCATCGGACAGAAAGtgtcgaaaataacgattctaATGAGGAAACAAATG taTCAAGAACATCTATCAAAAGTGATATAACCGATTCTGAAATATCACCACCATTCAGACCAGTTGTTGGAAGTGCTGGTAGTCCAACTAATTCAATTTCCCAACCTGCAAATATAGTTAGACCTAGCAGAGCACTTATTAATCCTTTTGATCCCTCACATGTTACTATAAAATTGACCAGTAATAGGCGCAGATGGAGCCATATTTTTCCTAAAG GTCCAACGGGTGTTTTGATACAACAACATCACTATCAAGCTGTTCCCGCACAGTCACATCCTGAACCCCAGAGTGATACTACTTCAACATTGAGTGGATCTCCTATGGAGCAAATTACAACTACTAGCAATCCACATCACATATCAAGATCAGCTTCTCAAATTGGATTTCAAGATC ataCAAAAGGGAAGTTTCAGCGCATAAATTTGATAGGTGGAGATAGAGTATCAAATACTAATTCATCTGGAACTAATAAGAGTTTAACTCTTTTATGGGGTGCCACTGGTGAACAGGAGTGGACACCAGCACTTACAACAG CAATCATAG gTGTTGATTGGAAGTCATTAACAATTCCAGCTTGTTTGCCTATTACTACAGATTATTTCCCAGATAAAAGGAGTTTACAAAATGATTATGTAGTTTCGGATTATAATCTGTTACCAGATGATGTAAATGCGGATTTTGCACAACAACGAGCTGTTTATAAAAAACCTTTAACAACTGCAGAAGTCTTTAAAGAGCTCGTTTCACAGAGATTGGCTCAA GGTTTTcagctaatattattaccacctatcaataaaaatcaaaataatactTCTGGTAGTGGTACAGCTGCACCCATAAGTTCTGTAATGCGAGGAAGACAAGCAGAATCTGAACCAAAAGAAGAATACTTGCTTAGCATTGGtcgaatttttcataaaatatctcTTTATGGTAACTCTATAACAGTTACAAGATACAGACCAAG GCACCCTTATCCACCATTTAATATCCATTATCGATATAGATTTCATGCTCCTCATCATGATACATATGAAGTATCATGGGTATCTTTTACAACAGAGAaacttgaaaattataattggaACTATTTAGATCATTATATATGCACAAGAGGACATACTGATTTTGCTTTAGTAGag ACTCTTAAATATTGGAGGTTCAGAGTATTCTTGCTGCCAATGAACAATTTTGCAACTCGAAAAATTTTGGAAGGTTCATCAAAGtgcgatatatatacaccagCTTCTGCAGCTGAGCAAGCTTCTCTTATGGATGGATTTTTACGTTTTATAGAAGGATGGTTGAATAAAATACGACGTCCGCATCCTAATAAAAATTGG ACCCCCACAGTTCTAAGTGGTGTTCCTCCAAGAGACCCTGCCTCTCATTTGACCAGACGCAGGCACAGCACGAGCCTAATATTCCTCACTAACCAG ACCAGTCTAGTCAGCAGCTCTCCCTTTAGAGAACGACTTGGAAGCAACCGTCTACCAGAGAAACCACGACCAAG ATCTGGTTCAAAAGTAATGGATAGAGGAAGAGTTTCCCCTGCAAGTGAAGCAGTTCTTCCTCTTGCTTTggagcaacaacaacaagatcACTTTGAAACTAATGAGGATag TGCTAACATGGAATTAACAAAGTTGAAAAGTAATGCTACAAATGCAGAAATTTTAGAAGCTATGAAACATCCACAAACTGGAGTAGGATTTCTTACACAACATCCATCTTTACCAAGTCAAACTTTTGTTAGTGCTGATGCAGTTCAATGGTTAAGTAATAATACAGAGGGTGGTGTTACTGTAGAAAGTGCCATCAATACTATAAaa gGAATGATTCAAGAAACGCTTATTTGTCATGCATCTGGAGATTTTTCTAAACCTTTTATATTAGGATTTTATTTGTATCATATAGTTCAGGATAAGGAAAACCAAAAAG CTGCGGATTATTCGCCACCTTTGGGTGATCTTCAAAGTTTTGAAAATGAGTGGGTGGAAGTTGAAATGAAAGCTCCCAAAGGTTGGTGTGAACCAactactacaactactactacaactactactactactgctactgctattagtactactactactactactactactactactactactactactactactactactactactactgctactactactattactactactactactactgctgctgctgctgctgctgctgctgctgctgctgctgctgctgctgttgctgctgctgctgttactgctactactgctactaatTTACCAACAGTATCATCTCCTATATCTATACCCAATTATGATACTGTTGATGAATCGAATGTACCACTATTTTTAAGGGATGATCTAGATTTAACAAATTTCTTGGAGGAAAAAGATTTGAACG TACCACcgtataaacacacacatctagatattgatatcaataataaaagtgatagAATAGAGTGGGGGCATCTTAGGTATCAATCTGTATATATGATCGATCATTCTTATGAACTTGTAGTGCAATGGGTAGCTTCGTCTGGTAGTATTGTAGCTGATCTT ATATTCATCTGGCAACGCAAGGCTCAAATGTGCGGAATTCAAATGGTACCAATTCCAAGTGATTTGTTAGCTTTACCATTTACTTTAAAGAGTGATCCTTTAAGAGGTCCTATTTTTATACCACTCGATACAGAATGTCTTatgggaaataaaaaatttctatttgaaG aaTTTCGTGAAGATACATATGCTCagagattattcttatttcaagAGGCCATATTACGAAGATTTGGTTTCATACCATGTTTGATTGAAAGTTCTGAAAATGATCATCAATACGTTCATGTGACTGGAAATGCTTTTATACTTGTACCATCCACAAAAACTACCAGACCACGTCAACGTACTGGCACTAATATAGTAAGACGAAGTACGGGACAAAAAAGATATCCAGTACATCCGGAGCAACTAAGTCCACATGAAGCATATATCACACGTCATGTTAGTGGGAAAAGTAAAGATGATTATAATGTAGATAGACGT atggGATTTCTTTGGTCATGGAATCATATGATTAGTCGAAAGTGGAAATCATTATCCACTTCAGCTGGCGATGAATtgtttcaaaagaaaattattcaagaTTTTAAACACTTTTGTTCAAATGGAGATAATAGGTTGAAGCAATTTTGGGATTCTTGTTGggagttgaaagaaaaaagttgtaCATATTTAAAGTAG
- the LOC124426438 gene encoding GATOR complex protein Iml1 isoform X12: protein MKLFKLIVHQKNFSGEDLIINPKDYPGIKTGDVVEIYHPEDEFSRLLLQVTSFKEDLQGRETISVENNVATMFQLRTFADVYMNIVNPEDVALDSVELTFKDQYMGRSEMWRLKNSLVNTCVYMNKKIEFCGGSIRCQVYEMWSQGDRVACGVITDDTKVVFRSSTSMVYLFIQMSSEMWDFDIHGDLYFEKAVNGFLADLFQKWKKNGSNHEVTIVLFSRTFYNATSLEEFPDHMRECLQHDYRGRFYEDFYRVAVQNERYEDWSNVLVQLRKLFTDYQKFVLEYHQRPDVSMPKAINSTAAQGNFLEVLNMSLNVFEKHYLDRSFDRTGQLSVVITPGVGVFEVDRELTNVTKQRVIDNGVNSDLVCVGEQPLHAVPLLKFHNKDTSINAPDDYSMPHWINLSFYSTNKKIPYSTFIPRIKLPQKVSKHSMDNGRLNCKTKLLQEDPRECLHNSLFDYDAYDAQVFQLPHVHTSSSLQRVTTRTKKTSVACIETHNNAHILKLLKRKMSDPDIHHPSPETHALIPAAARSAAISIPHRTESVENNDSNEETNVSRTSIKSDITDSEISPPFRPVVGSAGSPTNSISQPANIVRPSRALINPFDPSHVTIKLTSNRRRWSHIFPKAIILGPTGVLIQQHHYQAVPAQSHPEPQSDTTSTLSGSPMEQITTTSNPHHISRSASQIGFQDHTKGKFQRINLIGGDRVSNTNSSGTNKSLTLLWGATGEQEWTPALTTAIIGVDWKSLTIPACLPITTDYFPDKRSLQNDYVVSDYNLLPDDVNADFAQQRAVYKKPLTTAEVFKELVSQRLAQGFQLILLPPINKNQNNTSGSGTAAPISSVMRGRQAESEPKEEYLLSIGRIFHKISLYGNSITVTRYRPRHPYPPFNIHYRYRFHAPHHDTYEVSWVSFTTEKLENYNWNYLDHYICTRGHTDFALVETLKYWRFRVFLLPMNNFATRKILEGSSKCDIYTPASAAEQASLMDGFLRFIEGWLNKIRRPHPNKNWERHVVNTAVAARTCLDTPRHVPNRSGSKVMDRGRVSPASEAVLPLALEQQQQDHFETNEDSANMELTKLKSNATNAEILEAMKHPQTGVGFLTQHPSLPSQTFVSADAVQWLSNNTEGGVTVESAINTIKGMIQETLICHASGDFSKPFILGFYLYHIVQDKENQKAADYSPPLGDLQSFENEWVEVEMKAPKGWCEPTTTTTTTTTTTTATAISTTTTTTTTTTTTTTTTTTTTTATTTITTTTTTAAAAAAAAAAAAAAAVAAAAVTATTATNLPTVSSPISIPNYDTVDESNVPLFLRDDLDLTNFLEEKDLNVPPYKHTHLDIDINNKSDRIEWGHLRYQSVYMIDHSYELVVQWVASSGSIVADLIFIWQRKAQMCGIQMVPIPSDLLALPFTLKSDPLRGPIFIPLDTECLMGNKKFLFEEFREDTYAQRLFLFQEAILRRFGFIPCLIESSENDHQYVHVTGNAFILVPSTKTTRPRQRTGTNIVRRSTGQKRYPVHPEQLSPHEAYITRHVSGKSKDDYNVDRRMGFLWSWNHMISRKWKSLSTSAGDELFQKKIIQDFKHFCSNGDNRLKQFWDSCWELKEKSCTYLK, encoded by the exons ATGAAGCTTTTTAAACTAATTGTAcatcaaaaaaattttagtggtgaagatttaataattaatcccAAAGATTATCCAGGCATAAAAACTGGAGATGTCGTTGAAATTTATCATCCTGAAGATGAGTTCAGCCGCTTACTCTTACAAGTTACATCTTTCAAAGAAGATCTTCAGGGACGAGAAACAATTAGTGTTGAAAATAATGTAGCGACGATGTTTCAATTAAGAACTTTTGCTGatgtttatatgaatatagtAAATCCAGAAGATGTAGCACTGGATTCGGTTGAATTAACATTTAAAGATCAATATATGGGACGCAGTGAAATGTGGAGATTAAAAAATAGCTtg GTGAATACTTGCGTTTATATGAATAAGAAGATAGAATTTTGTGGAGGTAGCATTCGATGTCAAGTATATGAAATGTGGTCTCAAGGTGATAGAGTTGCTTGTGGTGTTATTACTGATGACACTAAG GTAGTCTTTCGTTCTTCAACAAGTAtggtttatctttttattcaaatGAGCTCAGAAATGTGGGATTTTGATATTCATGGTGatctttatttcgaaaaagCAGTAAATGGATTTTTAGCAGACTTGTTtcaaaaatggaagaagaatgGTAGTAATCATGAAGTAACAATAGTTTTGTTTTCAAGAACATTTTATAATGCCACGAGTTTAGAAGAATTTCCAGATCATATGAGAGAGTGTTTACAACATGATTATAGAGGTCGATTTTATGAAGATTTTTATAGAGTAGCGGTACAGAATGAAAGATATGAAGATTGGAGTAATGTATTGGTACAATTACGTAAATTGTTTACTGATTATCAAAAGTTTGTATTGGAATATCACCAAAGACCAGATGTTAGTATGCCAAAAGCAATAAATTCTACAGCAGCACAAGGAAATTTTTTAGAAGTTTTGAACATGTCATTAAATG TTTTTGAAAAACATTATCTTGACCGTAGTTTTGATAGAACAGGTCAATTGTCAGTTGTAATTACTCCTGGAGTAGGTGTATTTGAAGTTGATAGGGAATTGACAAATGTTACTAAACAAAGGGTTATTGATAATGGAGTAAACAGTGATTTAGTTTGTGTTGGAGAACAACCATTGCATGCAGTTCCTTTATTAAAG tttcataataaagatacatcTATAAATGCACCAGATGACTACAGTATGCCTCATTGGATTAATCTTAGTTTTTAttcaacaaataaaaaaataccttATTCTACCTTTATACCACGCATAAAATTGCCTCAAAAGGTGTCAAAACATTCTATGGACAATGGTAGATTAAATTGTAAAACTAAGCTTTTACAAGAAGACCCTAGAGAATGCTTGCATAATTCTTTATTTGATTATGATGCTTATGATGCTCAAGTTTTTCAATTGCCACATGTTCATACTTCAAG tagTTTGCAAAGAGTTACTACAAGAACTAAAAAAACAAGTGTGGCATGCATTGAGACTCATAATAATGCTCACATATTAAAGCTTTTAAAACGTAAAATGTCAGATCCTGATATTCATCATCCATCACCTGAAACACATGCATTAATACCAGCAGCCGCAAGAAGTGCTGCAATCTCTATACCCCATCGGACAGAAAGtgtcgaaaataacgattctaATGAGGAAACAAATG taTCAAGAACATCTATCAAAAGTGATATAACCGATTCTGAAATATCACCACCATTCAGACCAGTTGTTGGAAGTGCTGGTAGTCCAACTAATTCAATTTCCCAACCTGCAAATATAGTTAGACCTAGCAGAGCACTTATTAATCCTTTTGATCCCTCACATGTTACTATAAAATTGACCAGTAATAGGCGCAGATGGAGCCATATTTTTCCTAAAG CAATAATTTTAGGTCCAACGGGTGTTTTGATACAACAACATCACTATCAAGCTGTTCCCGCACAGTCACATCCTGAACCCCAGAGTGATACTACTTCAACATTGAGTGGATCTCCTATGGAGCAAATTACAACTACTAGCAATCCACATCACATATCAAGATCAGCTTCTCAAATTGGATTTCAAGATC ataCAAAAGGGAAGTTTCAGCGCATAAATTTGATAGGTGGAGATAGAGTATCAAATACTAATTCATCTGGAACTAATAAGAGTTTAACTCTTTTATGGGGTGCCACTGGTGAACAGGAGTGGACACCAGCACTTACAACAG CAATCATAG gTGTTGATTGGAAGTCATTAACAATTCCAGCTTGTTTGCCTATTACTACAGATTATTTCCCAGATAAAAGGAGTTTACAAAATGATTATGTAGTTTCGGATTATAATCTGTTACCAGATGATGTAAATGCGGATTTTGCACAACAACGAGCTGTTTATAAAAAACCTTTAACAACTGCAGAAGTCTTTAAAGAGCTCGTTTCACAGAGATTGGCTCAA GGTTTTcagctaatattattaccacctatcaataaaaatcaaaataatactTCTGGTAGTGGTACAGCTGCACCCATAAGTTCTGTAATGCGAGGAAGACAAGCAGAATCTGAACCAAAAGAAGAATACTTGCTTAGCATTGGtcgaatttttcataaaatatctcTTTATGGTAACTCTATAACAGTTACAAGATACAGACCAAG GCACCCTTATCCACCATTTAATATCCATTATCGATATAGATTTCATGCTCCTCATCATGATACATATGAAGTATCATGGGTATCTTTTACAACAGAGAaacttgaaaattataattggaACTATTTAGATCATTATATATGCACAAGAGGACATACTGATTTTGCTTTAGTAGag ACTCTTAAATATTGGAGGTTCAGAGTATTCTTGCTGCCAATGAACAATTTTGCAACTCGAAAAATTTTGGAAGGTTCATCAAAGtgcgatatatatacaccagCTTCTGCAGCTGAGCAAGCTTCTCTTATGGATGGATTTTTACGTTTTATAGAAGGATGGTTGAATAAAATACGACGTCCGCATCCTAATAAAAATTGG GAGAGGCATGTAGTGAATACCGCTGTGGCTGCACGCACGTGCCTCGACACTCCTCGTCACGTGCCAAACAG ATCTGGTTCAAAAGTAATGGATAGAGGAAGAGTTTCCCCTGCAAGTGAAGCAGTTCTTCCTCTTGCTTTggagcaacaacaacaagatcACTTTGAAACTAATGAGGATag TGCTAACATGGAATTAACAAAGTTGAAAAGTAATGCTACAAATGCAGAAATTTTAGAAGCTATGAAACATCCACAAACTGGAGTAGGATTTCTTACACAACATCCATCTTTACCAAGTCAAACTTTTGTTAGTGCTGATGCAGTTCAATGGTTAAGTAATAATACAGAGGGTGGTGTTACTGTAGAAAGTGCCATCAATACTATAAaa gGAATGATTCAAGAAACGCTTATTTGTCATGCATCTGGAGATTTTTCTAAACCTTTTATATTAGGATTTTATTTGTATCATATAGTTCAGGATAAGGAAAACCAAAAAG CTGCGGATTATTCGCCACCTTTGGGTGATCTTCAAAGTTTTGAAAATGAGTGGGTGGAAGTTGAAATGAAAGCTCCCAAAGGTTGGTGTGAACCAactactacaactactactacaactactactactactgctactgctattagtactactactactactactactactactactactactactactactactactactactactactgctactactactattactactactactactactgctgctgctgctgctgctgctgctgctgctgctgctgctgctgctgttgctgctgctgctgttactgctactactgctactaatTTACCAACAGTATCATCTCCTATATCTATACCCAATTATGATACTGTTGATGAATCGAATGTACCACTATTTTTAAGGGATGATCTAGATTTAACAAATTTCTTGGAGGAAAAAGATTTGAACG TACCACcgtataaacacacacatctagatattgatatcaataataaaagtgatagAATAGAGTGGGGGCATCTTAGGTATCAATCTGTATATATGATCGATCATTCTTATGAACTTGTAGTGCAATGGGTAGCTTCGTCTGGTAGTATTGTAGCTGATCTT ATATTCATCTGGCAACGCAAGGCTCAAATGTGCGGAATTCAAATGGTACCAATTCCAAGTGATTTGTTAGCTTTACCATTTACTTTAAAGAGTGATCCTTTAAGAGGTCCTATTTTTATACCACTCGATACAGAATGTCTTatgggaaataaaaaatttctatttgaaG aaTTTCGTGAAGATACATATGCTCagagattattcttatttcaagAGGCCATATTACGAAGATTTGGTTTCATACCATGTTTGATTGAAAGTTCTGAAAATGATCATCAATACGTTCATGTGACTGGAAATGCTTTTATACTTGTACCATCCACAAAAACTACCAGACCACGTCAACGTACTGGCACTAATATAGTAAGACGAAGTACGGGACAAAAAAGATATCCAGTACATCCGGAGCAACTAAGTCCACATGAAGCATATATCACACGTCATGTTAGTGGGAAAAGTAAAGATGATTATAATGTAGATAGACGT atggGATTTCTTTGGTCATGGAATCATATGATTAGTCGAAAGTGGAAATCATTATCCACTTCAGCTGGCGATGAATtgtttcaaaagaaaattattcaagaTTTTAAACACTTTTGTTCAAATGGAGATAATAGGTTGAAGCAATTTTGGGATTCTTGTTGggagttgaaagaaaaaagttgtaCATATTTAAAGTAG